A section of the Telopea speciosissima isolate NSW1024214 ecotype Mountain lineage chromosome 3, Tspe_v1, whole genome shotgun sequence genome encodes:
- the LOC122656935 gene encoding protein EFFECTOR OF TRANSCRIPTION 2-like, whose amino-acid sequence MERKERGLAVSRLKREECKRTKHDSVFSKWKILIGPSDWENYSLGKEGIERYRIHNLPVSCSCPGLYELGIATYFTGYDDHGGDGGGVRRNLRELDPDRIVVVYLGQADNVRTRLQHYGRAGSHLGDGNWVGRSDQEDKSSWLPSGGPGLFQEIFSRGFPIVFRWAPMENKKEAESTEALLLGVFDYAWNKGGNGARRPTDILVELDRISSKTTLLPNIARKLQEWNRHHRFPQKQMGIRIKATPSPALEAESIICSDQKPKILLSRIFKFGRSQPQLLMQECSDEEAHSSICGVALGDGSVCRNKPIEGRKRCGQHKGKRINGSISKSMIEGKLQMHGPGLDGGPICLEVPVLERSETKGDSKLENLHSQIFKHERLQPPLMMEKYSLNEDYTLCGVILGDGSVCRSKPVKGRKRCEQHKGKRISTSISKSLLKGKSCAYDLGLEIGSGDMEVRSVSVEIWELDDLCPQVIKHDRRRPQLVTGRCVSVENYSTICGVALGDGSVCNNKPVQGRKRCAEHKGKRTSG is encoded by the exons atggaaaggaaagagagaggatTAGCCGTGTCCAGGCTGAAGAGAGAGGAGTGTAAACGCACCAAACACGACTCCGTCTTCTCTAAATGGAAG ATTCTGATTGGACCTTCTGATTGGGAAAACTATTCGTTGGGAAAGGAAGGGATAGAGAGGTACAGAATACACAACCTACCTGTAAGTTGTTCATGTCCTGGGCTGTATGAGCTCGGCATAGCTACATACTTTACGGGCTACGACGATCATGGCGGAGATGGAGGAGGAGTGCGGAGGAATCTTCGCGAGCTCGATCCAGACCGAATAGTCGTTGTGTACCTTGGACAAGCCGACAATGTGAGGACAAGACTCCAGCATTATGGCCGGGCTGGTTCTCATCTTGGCGATGGCAACTGGGTTGGTCGTTCCGATCAAGAGGATAAGAGCTCTTGGCTCCCTAGTGGAGGTCCTGGATTGTTTCAGGAGATCTTCTCCAGGGGTTTTCCAATCGTATTTAGATGGGCTCCG ATGGAaaacaagaaggaagctgagaGTACAGAAGCACTGTTGCTTGGAGTTTTCGATTATGCATGGAATAAAGGTGGAAATGGTGCTCGACGCCCTACTGATATCCTTGTAGAACTAGATAGAATAAGTTCAAAAACTACCCTACTTCCGAACATTGCCAGAAAGCTCCAAGAATGGAACAGGCACCACCGTTTCCCTCAGAAGCAAATGGGAATCAGGATCAAAGCCACCCCATCACCTGCTTTAGAGGCTGAATCTATTATCTGTAGTGATCAGAAGCCTAAAATTCTCCTTTCCAGGATTTTCAAATTTGGCAGATCACAGCCTCAATTACTTATGCAAGAATGCAGTGATGAGGAGGCCCATAGTAGCATTTGCGGAGTGGCTTTAGGTGATGGATCTGTTTGTAGAAACAAACCCattgaaggaagaaaaagatgtGGTCAGCATAAAGGGAAGAGAATTAATGGGTCCATCTCTAAGTCGAtgatagaggggaaattacaaatgcATGGTCCGGGTTTAGATGGAGGGCCTATCTGTCTAGAAGTTCCTGTACTTGAAAGGAGTGAGACTAAAGGCGATTCTAAGCTTGAGAACCTTCACTCCCAGATTTTCAAACACGAGAGATTGCAGCCTCCCTTGATGATGGAAAAATATAGTCTTAATGAGGACTACACTCTATGTGGGGTGATTTTAGGAGATGGTTCTGTTTGTAGAAGCAAGCCTGTCAAAGGTAGGAAAAGGTGCGAGCAGCATAAAGGAAAGAGGATTAGTACCTCCATCTCAAAGTCATTGCTGAAAGGGAAATCATGTGCATATGATTTGGGCCTAGAAATTGGATCTGGCGATATGGAAGTAAGATCAGTATCAGTGGAGATTTGGGAGCTTGATGATCTCTGTCCTCAGGTTATAAAACATGATAGACGGCGGCCTCAACTAGTGACTGGAAGATGTGTTTCTGTTGAGAACTACTCTACTATCTGTGGCGTGGCTTTAGGTGATGGATCTGTTTGTAATAACAAACCTGTCCAGGGAAGAAAAAGATGTGCAGAACATAAAGGAAAGAGGACTAGTGGGTGA
- the LOC122655026 gene encoding ABC transporter C family member 8-like yields MGSVFGSVIEGKSQDPCMYMQGCSRPWLCEGKFDLGSLCIQRFTIDGLNVLFVFLFFMLLILGSVRNSDNTGDTRKCWFFVAVSVYCAVISSAYIISGAWDVLDRNEKSRNLSWVVDFVRGLVWISLAVSLILQRIRWVRVLVIVWWVSFSLLGTALNVEVLVKMRTICTLDIVSWPAKLMLLVCAFIHFSQTASQNSPDQSLSEPLIEKCDTYRTELCQASFISRLMFCWLHPLLRLGYSKPLDLDAVPDLTSEDEALLAYQIFYNAWDCLRRDKSVTNTHNLVIRALAKVYMKEMVIIGVYAFLRTVAIVVLPLLLYAFLQYQAHKEEKMIDGVFLVGCLVIIKVMESLSQRHWFFNSRRSGMRMRSTLMAAVYQKQLKLSSLGRRGHTTGEIVNYIAVDAYRMGECLWWFHLGWSLAVQLFLGISVLFFTVGVGVLPGLVPLLICSFLNVPLAKFLQNCQSLFMVAQDERLRATSEVLNNIKIIKLQSWEEKFKNLIESFREKEFKWLTELQIKKAYGVVFYWMSPMFTSTVIFMGCAFWRSAPLNASTIFTIIAALRIMAEPVRMIPEALSVLIQVKVSLDRLEAFLLEDELSDEHVQRSQSQNSENRIRIHAGTFSWDPDTTVATLRRLDFEVRRGEKVAVCGPVGAGKSSLLYAILGEIPKISGTVDVLGSVAYVSQTSWIHSGTIRENILFGKPMDPTIYNKAITACALEKDIETFDHGDRTKIGQRGLNMSGGQKQRIQLARAVYNDADIYLLDDPFSAVDAHTAAILFNDCVMDAMEKKTVILVTHQVEFLTAADRILVMEGGEITQMGNYEELLTSGTAFEQLVNAHKNATTMLNPEINGHWGEFEDNRLDGSMRSYPKKQNSEGEISVIPQAKIQLTEDEEKEIGDVGWKPYLDYLSVSKGSLLLVLSIFFQCAFVAFQLGAAYWLAVAIEIPQISSAILIGTYAGISATSAVFVFLRSWFTVHLGLKASKAFFLGFTSSVFKAPMLFFDSTPVGRILTRASSDLSVLDFDIPFSMSYVIACATEVLTTIGVAASVSWQVIFVAILAILATQYVQKYYLASARELIRINGTTKAPVMNYAAETSLGVVTIRAFDMMDRFFQNYLKLIDTDAKLFFHSNAAMEWLVMRVEGLQNLTLFSIAILLVLLPQGAVAPGFVGLSLSYALSLTNSQVLMSRWYCSLANYIVSVERIKQFMHIPSEPPAIVDDKRPPSSWPSRGRIDLVDLKIKYRPNASLILKGISCTFKEGTRVGVVGRTGSGKTTLINSLFRLVEPVSGRILIDGLDICSMGLKDLRMKLSIIPQEPALFRGTIRTNLDPLGLYSDDEIWEAIEKCQLKSTVLRLPKLLDSLVSDEGENWSVGQRQLFCLGRVLLRRNRILFLDEATASIDSATDAVLQGVIREEFSSCTVVTVAHRVPTVIDSDMIMVLSYGKLVEYDEPSKLMEVESYFSKLVAEYWSSCQRRTLQGLSNYK; encoded by the exons ATGGGTTCAGTCTTTGGGTCAGTAATAGAAGGAAAATCACAGGATCCATGTATGTATATGCAAGGAT GTTCGAGGCCTTGGCTTTGTGAGGGAAAGTTTGATCTGGGATCTCTTTGTATTCAAAGATTTACAATAGATGGTTTGAATGTGCtatttgtctttcttttctttatgcTTCTCATTCTTGGTTCTGTTAGAAATAGTGACAATACTGGGGATACAAGAAAGTGTTGGTTTTTTGTAGCTGTTTCAGTCTACTGTGCTGTCATTAGTTCTGCATATATTATTTCTGGTGCGTGGGATGTATTGGATAGAAATGAAAAATCTAGGAATTTGAGTTGGGTGGTTGATTTTGTCAGGGGACTGGTTTGGATATCTTTGGCTGTTTCCTTGATTTTGCAGAGGATCAGATGGGTAAGAGTTCTAGTTATAGTCTGGTGGGTCTCCTTCTCATTACTGGGGACTGCACTGAATGTGGAAGTGTTGGTAAAAATGCGAACAATTTGTACCTTAGACATTGTGTCATGGCCTGCCAAGCTAATGCTTCTTGTTTGTGCTTTCATACACTTCAGTCAGACTGCGTCTCAGAACAGCCCAGACCAGAGTTTATCTGAACCTCTTATTGAAAAGTGTGATACATATCGGACAGAATTATGCCAAGCCAGTTTCATTAGTCGTTTGATGTTTTGCTGGCTTCACCCTTTACTGCGCTTAGGTTACTCAAAACCATTAGACCTTGATGCTGTCCCAGATTTAACATCTGAAGATGAAGCCCTCTTAGCATACCAAATTTTTTATAATGCATGGGATTGTCTTAGGAGAGATAAGAGTGTAACAAATACTCACAACTTGGTTATACGAGCCTTGGCTAAAGTTTATATGAAAGAGATGGTAATTATAGGAGTCTATGCCTTTCTTAGGACAGTCGCTATCGTAGTTCTTCCACTGTTACTGTATGCCTTCCTGCAGTATCAAGCCCACAAGGAGGAAAAAATGATAGATGGTGTCTTCTTAGTAGGCTGCTTGGTGATCATCAAGGTCATGGAGTCTTTGTCCCAGAGGCATTGGTTTTTCAATTCAAGGAGGAGTGGCATGCGGATGAGATCTACTTTGATGGCTGCTGTTTATCAAAAGCAgctcaagctttctagtctaggtaGGAGAGGACACACAACAGGCGAGATAGTGAATTACATTGCAGTAGATGCTTATCGCATGGGTGAATGCCTATGGTGGTTTCATTTAGGGTGGAGTCTTGCAGTGCAATTGTTTCTTGGCATCAGTGTGCTCTTTTTTACTGTGGGTGTGGGGGTTCTTCCCGGTTTGGTTCCCCTCCTCATATGTTCCTTTCTAAATGTCCCGCTTGCCAAGTTCCTTCAGAATTGTCAATCTCTCTTCATGGTTGCCCAAGATGAACGACTTCGAGCCACTTCTGAGGTCCTAAACAATATAAAAATAATCAAGTTACAGTCATGGGAAGAGAAATTCAAGAACTTGATTGAGTCCTTCCGCGAGAAGGAATTCAAATGGCTGACTGAGTTGCAGATTAAGAAGGCCTATGGTGTTGTTTTTTACTGGATGTCTCCCATGTTTACCTCTACAGTAATCTTCATGGGATGTGCCTTTTGGAGAAGTGCCCCATTGAATGCCAGCACCATTTTCACAATCATTGCAGCTCTACGAATTATGGCAGAGCCTGTGAGAATGATTCCTGAGGCTTTATCTGTGTTGATTCAGGTGAAGGTCTCTTTGGATCGCCTTGAAGCATTTTTGCTGGAAGATGAGCTCAGTGATGAACATGTGCAGAGAAGCCAATCACAGAATTCAGAGAATAGAATTAGAATTCATGCTGGTACTTTCAGTTGGGATCCAGACACAACTGTTGCAACTCTGAGACGGTTAGATTTTGAAGtaagaaggggggaaaaagtAGCTGTTTGTGGGCCTGTTGGTGCTGGGAAATCATCCCTCTTATATGCTATACTCGGGGAAATACCCAAAATCTCAGGGACT GTTGATGTATTGGGGTCTGTTGCCTATGTTTCTCAAACATCTTGGATTCACAGTGGTACAATTCGTGAGAATATTCTCTTTGGAAAGCCAATGGACCCGACAATATATAATAAGGCTATTACGGCATGTGCACTCGAGAAAGATATAGAAACTTTTGACCATGGCGACCGCACAAAAATTGGGCAGAGAGGGCTGAACATGAGTGGAGGACAAAAACAGAGGATACAACTTGCTAGAGCAGTCTACAATGATGCAGATATCTATCTCCTTGACGATCCTTTTAGTGCAGTAGATGCTCACACAGCTGCTATTTTATTCAAT GACTGTGTTATGGATGCTATGGAAAAGAAAACTGTCATTCTAGTGACCCATCAAGTCGAGTTTCTCACTGCAGCAGATAGGATTCTG GTTATGGAAGGTGGAGAAATAACTCAAATGGGTAATTACGAGGAGCTCTTGACATCTGGAACAGCATTTGAACAGCTTGTGAATGCTCATAAAAATGCAACCACAATGTTGAACCCTGAAATCAATGGTCATTGGGGTGAATTTGAAGATAATAGATTGGATGGATCTATGAGATCCTACCCCAAGAAACAGAACAGCGAGGGGGAGATTTCAGTCATTCCTCAGGCCAAAATCCAGCtaacagaagatgaagagaaggaGATTGGAGATGTTGGTTGGAAGCCATACTTGGATTATCTGAGTGTCTCAAAAGGGTcacttcttcttgttttaagtATATTTTTTCAGTGTGCTTTTGTTGCTTTCCAGCTTGGTGCAGCCTATTGGCTTGCTGTAGCTATCGAGATTCCTCAAATCAGCAGTGCCATCTTAATTGGAACTTATGCAGGAATTTCAGCCACTAGTGCAGTGTTTGTATTTCTGAGGTCCTGGTTTACCGTCCATCTAGGATTGAAGGCTTCAAAAGCCTTCTTTTTGGGTTTCACCAGTTCAGTATTCAAGGCTCCCATGCTCTTTTTTGATTCAACCCCTGTTGGTAGGATTTTAACACGG GCATCATCAGATTTGAGTGTGCTGGATTTCGACATTCCTTTCTCCATGTCCTATGTTATAGCATGTGCCACTGAAGTATTAACAACCATAGGAGTTGCAGCCTCAGTCTCATGGCAAGTTATCTTTGTGGCGATTCTTGCTATATTAGCTACACAATATGTTCAG aaatacTACCTAGCCTCTGCAAGGGAGCTGATAAGAATTAATGGAACAACCAAAGCGCCTGTTATGAACTATGCAGCTGAGACGTCACTTGGAGTAGTCACGATAAGAGCTTTTGACATGATGGACAGGTTCTTCCAGAACTACCTAAAGCTCATAGACACGGATGCAAAGCTTTTTTTTCATTCTAATGCTGCCATGGAATGGTTAGTCATGAGAGTGGAAGGGCTCCAGAATCTGACCCTCTTCAGTATTGCTATTCTTCTCGTTTTGCTTCCACAGGGTGCTGTTGCTCCAG GATTTGTTGGGCTATCTCTTTCTTATGCTCTCTCACTGACCAATTCCCAAGTGTTAATGTCTAGATGGTACTGCAGCTTAGCCAACTACATTGTATCTGTTGAACGAATAAAACAATTCATGCACATCCCATCAGAACCTCCTGCAATTGTGGATGACAAAAGACCACCATCCTCATGGCCCTCCCGGGGAAGGATAGACTTGGTTGATTTGAAG ATAAAATATCGCCCCAATGCTTCACTAATTCTCAAGGGAATCAGCTGTACTTTCAAAGAAGGAACTAGAGTAGGAGTTGTTGGAAGAACTGGTAGCGGCAAGACAACATTGATAAATTCTTTGTTCCGTCTCGTAGAACCTGTGAGTGGGAGAATCCTCATAGATGGATTGGATATTTGCTCTATGGGCCTGAAGGACCTGAGAATGAAACTCAGCATCATCCCACAAGAACCGGCTCTTTTCAGGGGTACCATTCGAACTAACTTGGATCCTCTAGGCCTCTATTCTGACGATGAGATTTGGGAG GCTATAGAGAAGTGCCAATTGAAGAGTACAGTTCTTCGTCTTCCAAAACTCTTGGATTCATTAG TGAGTGATGAAGGAGAAAATTGGAGTGTCGGGCAACGCCAGCTTTTCTGCCTGGGACGAGTCCTTCTTAGAAGAAATAGAATTCTGTTTCTAGACGAAGCAACTGCATCAATTGATTCAGCAACAGATGCTGTCCTACAAGGAGTCATCAGGGAGGAATTCTCAAGCTGCACAGTGGTAACTGTGGCCCACAGAGTTCCCACCGTTATAGATAGTGACATGATCATGGTCCTTTCTTATG GGAAACTGGTGGAATATGATGAACCTTCGAAACTCATGGAAGTCGAATCCTACTTTTCTAAGCTTGTGGCTGAATACTGGTCCAGCTGCCAGAGGAGAACTCTACAAGGCCTTAGCAACTACAAATAA
- the LOC122653539 gene encoding serine acetyltransferase 5-like, translating into MPTTMSMPSGEVNNHSPVVPVASPAQPSPPPSFIDASEDEAWVWTQIKAEARRDAESEPALASYLYSTILSHSSLGRSLSFHLGNKLSSSTLLSTLLYDLFLNSFTTDPALRAATVADLRAARFRDPACVSFSHCLLNYKGFLACQAQRVAYKLWNQSRRPLALALHSRIADVFAVDIHPAAKIGKGVLLDHATGVVIGETAVIGNNVSILHHVTLGGTGKVGGDRHPKIGDGVLIGAGATILGNVKIGEGAKIGAGAVVLIDVPPRTTAVGNPARLVGGKEKPSRLEDIPGESMDHTSFISEWSDYII; encoded by the coding sequence ATGCCGACGACGATGTCAATGCCTTCGGGAGAAGTAAACAACCACTCGCCGGTGGTGCCGGTGGCATCACCCGCACAACCATCACCGCCGCCGTCGTTTATCGACGCAAGCGAAGACGAAGCCTGGGTTTGGACACAGATCAAAGCAGAAGCTCGCAGAGACGCTGAGTCGGAACCCGCACTCGCCAGCTACCTCTACTCCACAATCCTTTCTCACTCTTCCCTTGGACGCTCTCTCTCCTTCCACCTGGGTAACAAACTCTCCTCCTCTACCCTCCTCTCCACCCTTCTCTACGACCTCTTCCTCAACTCCTTCACAACTGATCCCGCCCTTCGTGCCGCCACCGTTGCCGACCTCCGTGCCGCCCGTTTTCGCGACCCTGCCTGCGTCTCCTTCTCTCACTGCCTCCTCAACTACAAGGGCTTCCTCGCATGCCAGGCCCAGCGCGTAGCTTACAAGCTTTGGAACCAGTCTCGCCGACCCCTTGCCCTCGCTCTCCATTCTCGTATCGCCGACGTCTTCGCCGTTGACATTCACCCCGCCGCCAAGATCGGGAAGGGGGTTCTGCTTGATCACGCTACTGGGGTTGTTATCGGAGAAACTGCGGTGATTGGGAATAATGTGTCCATCTTGCATCATGTAACGCTGGGTGGGACTGGAAAGGTTGGAGGGGATCGGCATCCCAAGATTGGTGATGGGGTTCTGATAGGTGCTGGAGCGACGATTTTGGGGAATGTAAAGATCGGAGAAGGAGCGAAAATTGGGGCGGGAGCGGTGGTTCTGATCGATGTTCCACCGAGGACTACCGCTGTGGGGAATCCGGCCAGGCTTGTGGGAGGGAAGGAGAAGCCTTCGAGGCTCGAAGACATTCCTGGGGAGTCCATGGATCATACTTCCTTTATCTCCGAGTGGTCTGATTACATTATCTAA
- the LOC122653537 gene encoding homeobox protein ATH1-like has protein sequence MYNSSLVSHCRMENDIINTSSEISDRNPMVLDRIPSTLLSDAFVQSDSLVFNSRSQIIAGYPLLPTLQGDQINDIQDDFPETNRGGIIGSDATASRNMLLHHRLATRNASVSSLHPVNSDFQEQFSGRASLSAMSLPNILETTSTLQKNLDRVTVSAPSTFQLEDLRTFISNGCDNSNSSLTGSVNGDYSRGHGDMEFMAPKDCSLPGELDGKWDFEKFLDCQELSVKNPMRMISDPYDVGSSGPNFWISSNKSNFSADGSCSYFIPCNELSLSLATCQPSITSLPTIPDQCSEISCSGFTRHSLHEVGLATGLSSEQTCSKSSELSLSYGSCKPFHFSHILSGSKYLHVAQQILTEIASYSVENQGNFSYSPGTIGTGAKISFSSECSGVGEISLESDESSYPAGNARSEDQMEFTLQRQEIEVKKGQLLALLQLIDNRYNQCLDEIHTVVSAFHAATELDPQIHARFILQTISLPYNNLRERITNQIIAIGGRLSSGHNREERSFKSSFIQKQWALEQLKRREYQSWRPQRGLPERSVSVLRAWMFQNFLHPYPKDAEKHLLAIKSGLTRSQVSNWFINARVRLWKPMIEEMYSEMNMTKGLWNGEGTNIVHMNHLRIEDQRTQMN, from the exons ATGTACAACAGTTCTTTGGTGTCCCATTGTCGAATGGAGAATGATATAATTAACACATCGTCTGAAATTTCTGATCGAAATCCTATGGTTTTAGATCGGATTCCCTCAACCTTGTTGTCAGATGCATTTGTACAGTCAGATTCACTGGTTTTTAACAGCCGAAGCCAGATCATAGCTGGATATCCTTTGCTTCCAACATTGCAGGGAGATCAAATTAATGATATCCAGGATGATTTCCCAGAAACAAATCGTGGTGGGATTATTGGTTCAGATGCTACAGCTTCTAGAAATATGCTTCTCCACCATAGACTAGCTACTAGAAATGCCTCAGTCAGCAGCTTGCATCCTGTTAACAGTGATTTTCAGGAGCAATTCAGTGGAAGAGCATCTCTTTCTGCTATGTCACTTCCTAACATTTTGGAAACAACCAGTACTCTGCAGAAAAATCTTGATAGGGTCACAGTGTCTGCCCCATCAACCTTTCAATTGGAGGATTTGAGAACTTTTATTTCGAATGGCTGTGACAATTCAAATTCATCACTTACAGGATCTGTGAATGGTGACTACAGTCGGGGACATGGTGATATGGAGTTTATGGCACCCAAGGACTGCAGTTTGCCTGGGGAATTGGATGGTAAATGGGACTTTGAGAAGTTTCTGGATTGTCAGGAGCTTAGTGTGAAAAATCCCATGAGAATGATTTCTGATCCATATGATGTTGGTAGCTCAGGCCCCAATTTTTGGATTTCATCTAACAAGTCTAACTTCAGTGCAGATGGTTCATGCTCTTACTTTATACCTTGCAATGAGCTGTCTTTAAGTCTTGCCACATGCCAACCCTCTATTACAAGTCTACCCACCATCCCAGATCAGTGCTCAGAAATAAGCTGCTCTGGTTTTACTCGGCATTCTTTGCACGAAGTTGGGTTAGCAACAGGATTGAGTTCAGAGCAAACCTGTAGCAAGAGTAGTGAGCTTTCTTTAAGCTATGGTTCATGTAAACCTTTCCACTTCTCACATATTTTATCTGGCTCGAAATATCTCCATGTGGCTCAGCAAATACTCACTGAAATTGCAAGCTATTCAGTTGAAAATCAGGGCAATTTTAGCTATTCACCAGGAACGATTGGGACTGGGGCAaagatttcattttcttcaGAGTGCTCTGGTGTGGGTGAGATTTCACTGGAGTCTGATGAATCTTCTTACCCTGCTGGAAATGCCAGATCTGAGGACCAAATGGAGTTCACATTGCAAAGACAGGAAATTGAAGTGAAGAAAGGTCAATTGTTAGCACTGCTGCAACTG ATCGATAACAGATACAACCAATGTTTGGATGAGATCCATACGGTGGTATCTGCATTTCATGCTGCAACTGAGCTGGACCCTCAGATACATGCTCGTTTTATTCTTCAAACAATCTCTCTCCCATATAACAACCTAAGAGAGAGAATCACCAACCAAATCATTGCAATTGGAGGACGACTCAGTAGCGGACATAATAGAGAGGAGAGATCTTTCAAGTCATCCTTCATCCAAAAGCAATGGGCTCTCGAGCAGCTAAAGAGAAGAGAGTATCAATCATGGAGACCACAAAGAGGGCTGCCAGAAAGATCTGTCTCTGTTTTACGAGCCTGGATGTTTCAAAACTTTCTCCATCC GTACCCAAAAGACGCAGAGAAGCATTTACTTGCAATAAAAAGTGGATTGACAAGAAGCCAG GTCTCCAATTGGTTTATAAATGCACGGGTTCGGCTCTGGAAACCAATGATAGAAGAAATGTACTCAGAAATGAACATGACAAAGGGACTTTGGAATGGAGAAGGAACTAATATTGTCCACATGAATCATTTAAGGATTGAAGATCAGAGAACACAAATGAATTGA
- the LOC122655024 gene encoding abscisic acid receptor PYL2-like, with protein MESNQKATQYGLSPQEFSELDSLIHTYHTFHGSSSSSSPSNICTSLITQRVDAPLTMVWPLVRKFENPQKYKHFIKSCNMKKGDGSVGSIREVTVISGLPASTSTEKLEILDDDKHILSFSVLGGEHRLKNYRSVTSVNEFYDKEGNKVYTIVLESYVVDIPEGNTGEDTKMFVDTVVKLNLQKLAVVATSSLHA; from the coding sequence ATGGAGTCTAACCAGAAGGCTACCCAATATGGTCTTAGCCCACAAGAATTCTCAGAGCTGGACTCTCTCATTCATACCTACCACACCTTCCATGgcagctcctcctcctcctccccctccaaCATCTGCACCTCTTTGATTACCCAACGTGTTGATGCTCCCCTGACTATGGTATGGCCTCTGGTTCGAAAATTCGAAAACCCTCAAAAGTACAAACACTTCATCAAGAGTTGTAATATGAAGAAGGGAGATGGAAGTGTTGGAAGCATCAGAGAAGTCACTGTGATCTCTGGATTACCGGCGTCGACGAGCACGGAAAAGCTAGAGATTCTTGATGATGATAAACACATATTAAGCTTTAGTGTTTTGGGTGGTGAACATAGACTCAAGAATTATAGATCTGTTACTTCTGTTAATGAGTTTTATGACAAGGAAGGAAATAAGGTTTATACAATTGTGTTAGAATCTTATGTGGTTGACATTCCTGAAGGTAATACAGGTGAAGATACTAAGATGTTTGTGGACACTGTTGTtaagttgaatcttcaaaaacttgcAGTTGTTGCCACATCTTCTCTTCATGCTTGA